The Sphingomonas sp. HF-S4 sequence CACGGCGCGATCACCTTGATGTCGGGGTTGAGCGCGTAATAGCCGAGCTCGAAACGGACCTGGTCGTTGCCCTTGCCGGTCGCGCCGTGGCTCACCGCGTCGGCGTTCACCAGCTTGGCGATCTCGATCTGGCGCTTGGCGATCAGCGGCCGCGCGATCGAGGTGCCGAGCAGGTACAGCCCCTCGTACATCGCATTGGCGCGCATCATCGGGAAGACGAAGTCGCGCACGAACTCCTCGCGCAGATCGTCGATGAAGATGTGCTCGGGCTTCACCCCCGCCTGCTCGGCCTTGCGGCGCGCGGGCTCTAGCTCCTCGCCCTGGCCGAGATCGGCGGTGAAGGTCACCACCTCGCACTGATATTCCTGCTGGAGCCATTTCAGGATCACGCTCGTGTCCAGCCCGCCCGAATAGGCGAGGACGACGCGATTGATCTTGTCCGACATGGGCGACTCCGGGGATAGATGGGAAACCGGCGCGCTCTAGGGTTCCATGCCCGGTCGCGCAACCATTGTGCTATGGCGTTCGCGGGAGGGCGCCATGGCCGAACGCAAGACCAAGCCGACCCAGATCAGCGCCGAGGCCTTTGTCGACGCGGTCCCCGACCCCGTCCGCCGCGCCGACGCCCAGGCGCTCGCGGCGCTGATGGCGCGGGTGAGCGGCGAGCCTGCGGCGATGTGGGACCCTCGATCGTCGGCTTCGGCCGCTATCACTATCGCTACGACAGCGGCCATGCAGGCGAGATGTGCCGGCTGGGATTAAGTCCGCGCAAGCCCGAGCTGGTGCTCTATGTGCTCGATGGTTCGCCCAGGCAGGCAGCGCTGCTCGCCCGGCTCGGCAAGCATAAGACCGGCAAGTCCTGCCTCTACATCAAGAAGCTCGCCGATGTAGACATGGCCGTGCTCGAGGAGCTTGTCCGCGACCAGCTCGCCTCGATGGACGCGCGCTATCCGGGGTGACGGTTAGCCGGCCTCGCGCATCAATTCCGGCCCGTCCTCGCGCAACGCCGCTTCCCCCTCGATCATATAATCCCGCGTGATCGGCAGGGCCGTGCGCGAGCGCGAGAGCTGGAGCTGGTAATTGACCAGCCCGCCATTGACGAACGCGACGTACGAACCGGCAAGGTAGAAGGTCCACATCCGGAAGAAGCGCTCGTCGTACAGCGCGACGATCTCGTCCTTCGCGGCGACGGTACGGTCATACCAGGCCTTGAGCGTATGCGCATAATGCAGCCGCAGCACTTCCACGTCGGTCGGGAAGATGCGCAGCCCCTCATAGCCGCGGACGATCTCCGAGAGTGCCGGGATATAGCCGCCGGGGAAGATGTACTTGAGCGTAAAGGCATCGGTGACGCCCGGCGCGCCCGCGCGGCCGATCGTGTGGAGCAGCATCACTCCTTCGGGCGTCAGCAGCTCGCGGACTTTCCGGAAAAAGGTGCGATATTGCGGGGTGCCGACATGCTCGAACATCCCCACCGAGACGATCCGGTCGAACTGTCCCGTCACGGCGCGATAGTCGATCAGTTCGAAGCGCACCTTGCCGTGGACGCCGCGCTCGGCGGCGCGCTCGCGCGCGACCTTGAGCTGCTCTTCCGAGAGCGTGACCCCGACCACTTCGGCACCGGTCTTCTCGTGGATGTAGAGCGCCATCCCGCCCCAGCCGCAGCCGATGTCGAGCACGCGCATCCCCGGCTGGATCGCCAGCTTGGCGACGATATGCGCCTTCTTGTCGAGCTGGGCCCGTTCGAGCGGGTTGGCGGGGTCGGTATAATACGCGCAGCTATATTGGCGGTCGGCATCGAGGAAGAGATCGTAGAGCCGGCGCGACAGATCGTAATGATGCGCGACGTTGCGCTTGGCCTTGCGCGCCATGTTGTAGCGCCCGATCCTGTGCGCGACGGCGTTGGCCAGCCGGGCGAGCGGCTTGGGGTCGAGCGCCGCCGTGGCGTCCTCCCAGCGATTGTTGCTGGTCATCAGCACGAGCAGGTCGAGGATGTCGCCCTGTTCGATCGTCAGCCGGCCGTCCATGAAGGCCTCTGCCGCGCCGAGCGCGGGATCGCGCATAATCGCGCCGGCGGCACCGGGTCCGAAGCGGATCGTGACGGGGTTGATGTCGGGATCGGGTTCGCCAAAGCTGCGGCTCGATCCGTCCGCATGATACACCACAAGCTGGCCGCGCTTCACCGCGCGCGCGAAAAAACCGTCGATCAACGCCATAGACCGTTCCACACAAAACAGCCCCACCCGCGTCTTAACCTAGGTGCGTAACGACTTTCTGCAATGCGGAAAAAGGTTTCCGACTCATATCCCGGCATACCATTCGTAGCCGTTCGAATCCTCCCAATAGCCACCCTTGCCTGCCCCGATCCCGGCGAGGCTGGCGACCGCTTCGATCCGCATGACGTATTTGGCATGCTTGTAGCCGAGCTGGCGCTCGACGCGCAGCCGCACCGGCGCGCCGTGGCCGACCGAGAGCGTCGCATCGTTCATCGACCAGGCGAGGATCGTCTGCGGGTGGAAGGCGTCGATCAGGTCGATCGATTCGTAATAAGGCTGGCTGCCCAAGCGATCGGCGCAGTGGAAGACGAGGTAGCGCGCGGTGTCGCGTATCCCGGCGAGCTGGAGGATCGTCTCGAGCCGCGGGCCCTGCCACTTGCCGATCGCGCTCCAACCCTCGACGCAGTCGTGCCGCGTGATCTGCGCGCGCTGCGGCATCGTCTGGATCTGCGCAAGGCTGAGGCTCAGGGGTCGCGCCACCAGCCCGTCGACGCGCAACCGCCAGTCGACGAAGCGATTGTTGGCGTGCGCGTTATATTCGGGCGTGTTGGGATGGTGCGTGCCGTTGACGCGGAAGATCGGGCTGCGCTGCTCGGGACGAAACTGACGCGCGAGCCCCGCCCGGCCGGTGACCGAGCGTTGGAGGAAGCGATGCGCGTCCTCCGCGCTGAGCAAGGTGGGGCTGTTGGTAAGCGAATCGCAGCCGGTGAGCAGGCTGGCTCCGGTGCCGACGATCAGGGTGCGGCGCGTGATCATGCCTCGTCCTCGGGCACGCGCCACCAGCCGGTGACCATCGCGCGCACTTCGTTGAACGGCCCGGCGAGGATCACCAGCGCGAGATGGACGACCAGGAACAGGGTCATCCCCGCCATCGCGATGAAATGCACCGAGCGCGCCGATTGCCGCCCGCCAAACAGATCGGCCAGCCACGGCCACATCCCCGGCGACAGTGCGAGGCCGGAGACGATCAGCAGCGGGATCAGGACGAAGATGACGAAGGCGTAACTCAGCTTCTGGAAGATGTTGTACGCGGCCGGCGCCTCGGGATCGTGGAAGCGCAACGCAAGATGCGCCTTGAAGTCGTTCCACAGCGCACGCGGCCTCAACTCCCGGCCGCGGATCCGCAGATCGCGCTGGAAATGGCGGTTGACCAGGCTGGCGATCATGTACGCCAGCAGCCCGAACCCAAGCACCAGAGCGAAGAACAGATGCCAGTGCCGCGCGCCCGACAGGCTGTAATAGCTCGGGATCGTCACCCAGCCGGGAAAGCGCGGCAGCTCAAGCCAGGCATGGTCGAAATTGGCGCCGAAATGCCCCCAATAGAGCCTGGGATGCGCGTTGAAGATCATCAGCCCGCTCGGGATCAGGATCAGCACGGCCAGCGCATTGAGCCAGTGCCACAGCCGCGTGAACAGCCGGTGCCGATAGACAATGCGGGGCGTGGACGAGGCATCCATCCCGCCCCTTTAGCGTATCATCCGTAGGCACGCACGAAGAAGACGAGCGTGGTCGCGCCGGTGACGAGTAAGGTCCACACCCGCACCGCGCCAGGCGACAGCTTCTTGCCGATCACCGCGCCCAGCCAGCCGCCCAGGATCGACCCAAACAGCATCGGCAGGCACGCCCACCACCACACCATCGCAAAGCCGATGAAGATGAACGCCGCGGCGAAATTGGCGACTGCAAGCATCAGCGTGCGGATCGCGAACAGTTCGCGCGGACGAATGTTGGCGAGCAGGCCATAGACCGCCGTGGTGATCAGCCCCACCCCGCCGCCGAAATAACCGCCATAGATTCCAAGAAACGCCTGGGCGACGAGCAACGCCGGCCGGCCGATCGTGACGCGGGCGTGGAGCCAGTCGGCGGCGCGCTTGCCGAACACCATCACCACGAAGGCGAACAGCAGCAGCCAGGGGATGAGCACGTCGAACGTCTCGGTCGGCGTGCGTACGAGCAGCAGGCTGCCGATCAATCCGAAGGCGAAGGTGATCGCCGCAAGCAGCCTGACCGACAGCCCGGCGACCGGCCCGAGCTCGTCGCGATACGCCCAGGCGCTGGTCGCGGCGCCGGGGAGCAGCGCGACGTTCGAGGTGGCGTTGGCGATATTGGCCGGCAGCCCGAGCGCGATCAGTGCGGGGAGCGTCGCAAAGGTGCCGCCCCCGGCAAGCGCATTCATCGCGCCGCCAAGCACGCCTGCCCCGGCGGCCAACGCAATGGATGGAAGATCGAGAACCAGCCTAACCCCGTTCGCCCTGAGCTTGTCGAAGGGCCGTACTTCATTTTTCCGCAGTGGGAAGAAAGAACGGTGCTTCGACAAGCGCAGCGCGAACGCTAGAGATTTCGAATGAACGACGTACTGGCCAGCTATGCCGCGGCGGCGACCCCGGAAATGATCGCCGGCTACGACGCGCTTCCGCCCGAGCGGATCTACGCGTCGGTCCGCGATTTCCTTCCGGGAGATCCCGCCCGCATCGCCGAAATCGGCGCCGGCACCGGGCGCGACGCAGCCTGGTTTGCCGCGCAAGGCCATCGCGTCCTCGCCGTCGAGCCGGTGCGCGAACTGCGCGAGGCGGGGATGAAGCTGCACGGCAACGACATCGAATGGCTCGACGACCGGCTTCCCGAACTGGCGGGACTAGACGCGTACGCGCCGTTCGACCTGATCGTCCTGTGCGCGGTGTGGCACCACCTCGACACCGCCGAGCGTGCCCGCGCGATGCCTGTACTCGCCTCGGCGTCCGCGCCCGGCGGGCGGCTGGTCCTGTCGCTGCGCCACGGCCCCGGGCGCCACGCCCTCCCGACTCCGCCAGAAGAGACGATCGCGCTGGCAGCGGCGGCAGGCTTCGCCCTGACCCACCGCGCCGAGGCCGAAGCGGTGCACGCCGAGAGCCGCGCGGAAGGCGTTCATTGGACCTGGCTCGTGTTGACTAGGGGTCTTGGCCCCGGCGAGGGCCATGCCGGTGAAATCGAGCACCGCGGATAAATCTCCGCTCGCCTGGCGCTCGCCGAGACGTATTTCAGCCGAACGGCAGCAGGTGACTATAGGGGAAGTCCGTGGTCCCCCAGTGCGAAACATAGACGTGCGGCGGCTCTATCACGACGCTGAACTGGCATTTCGGCCGGATCGCGGAGAGCGCCCGATATTCCGCCTCGGTGAGGCGAGCATTGCGCAGACGGATGCCCCAGGCCCGCTCCAGCACCGGCGAGCGAAAAAGCCGCTCGTACTCCGCAAAGGGCGTCGAATCCCATTCGGGCGTTTCCGCCGGCGTGAGCGACAGGAAGGGCGCACTCGAATCGGTGAAGTCGATGAAGCCCAACGCCGGCAGGCGCGTGGCCTCGGCTAGATGGCCGATAAAGCCGCGCGTGCGCCAGTCGCCGCCGGTACGGATGCGCTTAAGCTGGGGCAGGTCGAGCGCGAAGAAGTCCGGCTCGGGGGCCTGGGGCAGTTCCAACGTGCGCAGTGCCGGCATGCGCGCGATCAGCGTTGGAAGCTGGTCGTCGGCGATGCAGGCCTGATTATGGTCGCCTGGATCGGAAATCGCCACCTGGAAGGCACGCAACCCCGAGAAATCAGGCCGGGCGGCGATCAGCGGGGCGAAATCCCATTCCTTCAGGCCGTTGGCGCCTTCGTCAGGCCCTGAAATGCGCAGCTGGACGAGATGCGGCGCGATGCCGGGGCGGCCGAGCAGGTCGAGGAACTCGCTCCAGCCTTCATATTCCGAACCGCGATACTCCACCGCCAGCGCGCCTCCCAGATCGGCAACGGAAAGCCGCGAGCAATGGTCGGGTTCGAGCAGGCGCTGGGCCAGCCAGTCGGCATGGTCGCCCTCTTCCACTTCCTGGCCTTCGGCAGCGGCTT is a genomic window containing:
- a CDS encoding molybdopterin-binding protein, with amino-acid sequence MITRRTLIVGTGASLLTGCDSLTNSPTLLSAEDAHRFLQRSVTGRAGLARQFRPEQRSPIFRVNGTHHPNTPEYNAHANNRFVDWRLRVDGLVARPLSLSLAQIQTMPQRAQITRHDCVEGWSAIGKWQGPRLETILQLAGIRDTARYLVFHCADRLGSQPYYESIDLIDAFHPQTILAWSMNDATLSVGHGAPVRLRVERQLGYKHAKYVMRIEAVASLAGIGAGKGGYWEDSNGYEWYAGI
- a CDS encoding sulfite exporter TauE/SafE family protein — encoded protein: MAAGAGVLGGAMNALAGGGTFATLPALIALGLPANIANATSNVALLPGAATSAWAYRDELGPVAGLSVRLLAAITFAFGLIGSLLLVRTPTETFDVLIPWLLLFAFVVMVFGKRAADWLHARVTIGRPALLVAQAFLGIYGGYFGGGVGLITTAVYGLLANIRPRELFAIRTLMLAVANFAAAFIFIGFAMVWWWACLPMLFGSILGGWLGAVIGKKLSPGAVRVWTLLVTGATTLVFFVRAYG
- a CDS encoding class I SAM-dependent methyltransferase, translating into MNDVLASYAAAATPEMIAGYDALPPERIYASVRDFLPGDPARIAEIGAGTGRDAAWFAAQGHRVLAVEPVRELREAGMKLHGNDIEWLDDRLPELAGLDAYAPFDLIVLCAVWHHLDTAERARAMPVLASASAPGGRLVLSLRHGPGRHALPTPPEETIALAAAAGFALTHRAEAEAVHAESRAEGVHWTWLVLTRGLGPGEGHAGEIEHRG
- a CDS encoding DUF1801 domain-containing protein is translated as MGPSIVGFGRYHYRYDSGHAGEMCRLGLSPRKPELVLYVLDGSPRQAALLARLGKHKTGKSCLYIKKLADVDMAVLEELVRDQLASMDARYPG
- a CDS encoding cyclopropane-fatty-acyl-phospholipid synthase family protein, giving the protein MALIDGFFARAVKRGQLVVYHADGSSRSFGEPDPDINPVTIRFGPGAAGAIMRDPALGAAEAFMDGRLTIEQGDILDLLVLMTSNNRWEDATAALDPKPLARLANAVAHRIGRYNMARKAKRNVAHHYDLSRRLYDLFLDADRQYSCAYYTDPANPLERAQLDKKAHIVAKLAIQPGMRVLDIGCGWGGMALYIHEKTGAEVVGVTLSEEQLKVARERAAERGVHGKVRFELIDYRAVTGQFDRIVSVGMFEHVGTPQYRTFFRKVRELLTPEGVMLLHTIGRAGAPGVTDAFTLKYIFPGGYIPALSEIVRGYEGLRIFPTDVEVLRLHYAHTLKAWYDRTVAAKDEIVALYDERFFRMWTFYLAGSYVAFVNGGLVNYQLQLSRSRTALPITRDYMIEGEAALREDGPELMREAG
- a CDS encoding cytochrome b/b6 domain-containing protein, coding for MDASSTPRIVYRHRLFTRLWHWLNALAVLILIPSGLMIFNAHPRLYWGHFGANFDHAWLELPRFPGWVTIPSYYSLSGARHWHLFFALVLGFGLLAYMIASLVNRHFQRDLRIRGRELRPRALWNDFKAHLALRFHDPEAPAAYNIFQKLSYAFVIFVLIPLLIVSGLALSPGMWPWLADLFGGRQSARSVHFIAMAGMTLFLVVHLALVILAGPFNEVRAMVTGWWRVPEDEA